Proteins from a single region of Labedella gwakjiensis:
- the pflA gene encoding pyruvate formate-lyase-activating protein, producing MTIGTVGSVSSADTSARSLELAARRAGEAGIVHSWELVTAVDGPGTRMTLFLSGCPMRCRYCQNPDTWHMHDGSHTSLDAIVDRIRRYRAVFEATGGGVTLSGGEPLMQPAFVERIFAACRELGVHTALDTSGNLGARASDALLDDTALVLLDVKSGIPEIYEDVTTRELAPTIDFGDRLASRGNRMWIRFVLVPGLTDAWDNVEAVADIVARWSTVERVEVLPFHQMGASKWRRLGVPYTLADTRAPDDALLERVRGQFRSRGLTVW from the coding sequence GTGACGATCGGGACGGTCGGCTCGGTCTCCTCCGCCGACACCTCGGCGCGATCCCTCGAGCTCGCTGCTCGGCGCGCGGGGGAGGCCGGGATCGTGCACTCGTGGGAGCTCGTGACGGCCGTCGACGGCCCCGGAACGCGGATGACCCTCTTCCTCTCGGGATGCCCGATGCGCTGCCGATACTGCCAGAACCCCGACACGTGGCACATGCACGACGGGAGCCACACGAGCCTCGACGCGATCGTCGACCGGATCCGGCGCTACCGTGCGGTCTTCGAGGCGACGGGCGGGGGAGTCACCCTCTCCGGAGGTGAACCCCTCATGCAGCCGGCGTTCGTCGAGAGGATCTTCGCGGCCTGCCGCGAGCTCGGCGTGCACACGGCGCTCGACACGTCGGGAAACCTGGGCGCTCGCGCATCCGACGCGCTCCTCGACGACACCGCCCTCGTGCTGCTCGACGTGAAGTCGGGGATCCCGGAGATCTACGAGGACGTGACGACACGCGAGCTCGCCCCGACCATCGACTTCGGCGACCGCCTCGCCTCACGCGGGAACCGCATGTGGATCCGGTTCGTCCTCGTGCCCGGCCTCACCGACGCGTGGGACAACGTCGAGGCCGTCGCGGACATCGTCGCGCGGTGGTCGACGGTCGAACGCGTCGAGGTGCTCCCGTTCCACCAGATGGGGGCGTCGAAGTGGCGGCGGCTCGGCGTTCCGTACACCCTCGCGGACACGCGGGCACCCGACGACGCCTTGCTCGAGCGCGTGCGCGGGCAGTTCCGCTCCCGCGGCCTGACCGTCTGGTGA
- the pflB gene encoding formate C-acetyltransferase, translated as MTISDISPHDLLGHHSGDTGPGDDDSERPWRGFAPGTWTERIDVRDFIQRNVSPYTGDAGFLAGPTARTQAVWESVSSLFPAERERGVLDVDTTTPSSITAHAPGYIDRSREIIVGLQTDAPLKRAIMPFGGWRLVANALETYGYDVPADLETVFTRYRKTHNDGVFDVYPPSVKRARHSHLITGLPDAYGRGRIIGDYRRVALYGVDRLIAAKREERAELDGLPSTEDVIREREENAEQIRALRELMTMAASYGFDISRPAADAGEAVQWLYFAYLGAVKEQNGAAMSFGRNTAFLDVYLERDIAAGLLDESAAQELIDDLVIKLRIVRFLRTPEYDALFSGDPTWVTETLGGIGEDGRPLVTKTAFRFLQTLYDLGPAPEPNLTVLWSPELPEGFKRFCAQVSIDTSAIQYESDALIRGSWGDDAAIACCVSPMRVGKQMQFFGARVNIAKALLYAINGGRDEITGELVVPDREPVRGDVLEYDTVWTAYLDLLEWLADVYIDALNCIHYMHDKYAYERLEMALHDREVLRTMACGIAGLSVVVDSLSAIRYARVTPVRDDRGLVVDYLVEGDYPTYGNDDDRADAIAVEVVERFMTMLRTHPAYRGAVHTQSVLTITSNVVYGKTTGNTPDGRRAGAPFAPGANPMNGRDTHGMLASALSVAKLPYDSAQDGISLTTTVVPAGLGRTREERTTNLTGLLDVYIGAGGYHLNVNVLTRETLVDAMEHPEEYPQLTIRVSGYAVNFVRLTREQQEDVISRTFHGSV; from the coding sequence ATGACGATCAGCGACATCTCCCCTCACGACCTGCTCGGCCACCACTCCGGCGACACCGGTCCGGGCGATGACGACTCCGAGCGGCCGTGGCGGGGATTCGCGCCCGGTACCTGGACGGAGCGCATCGACGTGCGCGACTTCATCCAGCGGAACGTCTCGCCGTATACCGGTGACGCCGGATTCCTCGCCGGACCGACCGCGCGGACGCAGGCGGTGTGGGAGAGCGTCTCCTCGCTCTTCCCCGCCGAGCGGGAACGCGGCGTGCTCGACGTCGACACGACGACGCCATCGAGCATCACGGCGCACGCCCCCGGGTACATCGACCGGTCGCGGGAGATCATCGTGGGACTGCAGACCGATGCCCCGCTCAAGCGCGCCATCATGCCCTTCGGCGGGTGGCGACTCGTGGCGAACGCGCTCGAGACGTACGGCTACGACGTGCCGGCCGACCTCGAGACGGTGTTCACCCGCTACCGCAAGACCCACAACGACGGCGTCTTCGACGTCTACCCTCCGTCCGTGAAGAGGGCGCGCCACAGCCACCTGATCACGGGTCTCCCCGACGCCTACGGGCGCGGGCGCATCATCGGCGACTACAGGCGCGTCGCCCTCTACGGTGTCGACAGGCTGATCGCGGCGAAGCGCGAGGAGCGGGCAGAGCTCGACGGCCTGCCGTCGACCGAGGACGTGATCAGGGAACGGGAGGAGAACGCCGAGCAGATCCGTGCCCTGCGCGAGCTCATGACGATGGCCGCGTCCTACGGCTTCGACATCTCACGGCCCGCAGCGGACGCCGGCGAGGCGGTGCAGTGGCTCTACTTCGCCTACCTCGGCGCGGTGAAGGAGCAGAACGGCGCGGCCATGTCGTTCGGACGGAACACGGCGTTCCTCGACGTGTACCTCGAGCGGGACATCGCCGCGGGTCTCCTCGACGAATCGGCCGCGCAGGAGCTCATCGACGACCTCGTCATCAAGCTCCGCATCGTGCGCTTCCTCCGCACCCCCGAGTACGACGCCCTCTTCTCCGGCGACCCCACCTGGGTCACGGAGACCCTGGGCGGGATCGGGGAGGACGGCCGCCCGCTCGTCACGAAGACGGCCTTCCGCTTCCTCCAGACCCTGTACGACCTGGGGCCGGCGCCCGAGCCGAACCTCACGGTGCTGTGGTCGCCGGAGCTGCCGGAGGGGTTCAAGCGGTTCTGCGCTCAGGTGTCGATCGACACCTCGGCGATCCAGTACGAGTCCGACGCCCTCATCCGCGGGTCGTGGGGCGACGACGCGGCGATCGCGTGCTGCGTGTCACCGATGCGCGTGGGCAAGCAGATGCAGTTCTTCGGCGCCCGCGTGAACATCGCGAAGGCTCTGCTCTACGCCATCAACGGCGGGCGCGACGAGATCACGGGGGAACTCGTCGTCCCGGATCGCGAGCCCGTGCGGGGCGACGTGCTCGAGTACGACACCGTGTGGACCGCCTACCTCGACCTGCTCGAGTGGCTCGCGGACGTGTACATCGATGCGCTCAACTGCATCCACTACATGCACGACAAGTACGCGTACGAGCGCCTCGAGATGGCCCTGCACGACCGAGAGGTGCTCCGGACCATGGCGTGCGGGATCGCGGGCCTCTCCGTCGTCGTCGACTCGCTCTCCGCCATCCGCTACGCCCGGGTCACCCCGGTGCGCGACGATCGCGGGCTCGTCGTGGACTACCTCGTCGAGGGCGACTACCCCACCTACGGGAACGACGACGATCGCGCCGACGCCATCGCCGTGGAGGTCGTCGAACGGTTCATGACGATGCTGCGGACGCACCCCGCCTACCGTGGCGCCGTGCACACCCAGTCGGTCCTGACGATCACGTCGAACGTCGTCTACGGCAAGACGACGGGGAACACCCCGGACGGACGCCGCGCCGGCGCACCCTTCGCCCCGGGAGCGAATCCCATGAACGGCCGGGACACGCACGGCATGCTCGCGTCGGCGCTGAGCGTCGCGAAGCTGCCCTACGACTCGGCGCAGGACGGGATCTCCCTCACGACGACGGTCGTCCCGGCGGGCCTCGGCCGCACGCGGGAAGAGCGCACGACCAACCTGACCGGACTGCTCGACGTCTACATCGGCGCGGGCGGGTACCACCTGAACGTCAACGTGCTCACGCGCGAGACGCTCGTCGACGCGATGGAGCACCCGGAGGAGTACCCGCAGTTGACGATCCGCGTGTCCGGCTACGCCGTCAACTTCGTCCGCCTCACCCGTGAGCAGCAGGAGGACGTCATCAGCCGCACCTTCCACGGGTCGGTCTAG
- a CDS encoding DoxX family protein has product MTATAHRLSTTPRTAPLEPRALAAEKSIVTTTTGRRSLAVLRLATGFIFLWAFLDKTFGLGFSTPVERAWINGGAPAQGFLMSEGVTGPFKGFFASLATPLTDWLFMAGMLGIGVAVMAGVGLRISAVAGTAMMLLMYIAEWPFAAYAASTNPLVDYHIIYALALIVVAATAAGDTWGLGGWWKSLPLVKAQRWLV; this is encoded by the coding sequence ATGACCGCCACAGCCCACCGTTTGAGCACCACCCCCCGGACGGCTCCGCTCGAACCGCGGGCGCTCGCCGCCGAGAAGAGCATCGTGACGACCACCACCGGTCGCCGCAGCCTCGCCGTTCTCCGCCTCGCGACCGGTTTCATCTTCCTGTGGGCGTTCCTCGACAAGACGTTCGGTCTCGGCTTCTCGACCCCGGTCGAGCGGGCGTGGATCAACGGCGGGGCGCCGGCGCAGGGCTTCCTCATGAGCGAGGGCGTGACCGGACCGTTCAAGGGCTTCTTCGCGAGCCTCGCGACGCCCCTCACCGATTGGCTCTTCATGGCCGGCATGCTCGGCATCGGTGTGGCGGTCATGGCGGGCGTCGGCCTGCGGATCAGCGCCGTCGCGGGCACCGCGATGATGCTCCTCATGTACATCGCCGAGTGGCCGTTCGCGGCGTACGCCGCCTCGACGAACCCTCTCGTCGACTACCACATCATCTACGCACTCGCCCTGATCGTGGTGGCCGCGACCGCCGCCGGAGACACTTGGGGTCTCGGCGGATGGTGGAAGAGCCTCCCCCTCGTCAAGGCTCAGCGCTGGCTCGTCTGA
- a CDS encoding alpha/beta fold hydrolase yields MTTSTDVRTRDGRVLRAHDGGDALTADPVVTVLWHHGSPQTGAPLAPVLDAAVSRGIRLLSYGRPSYGGSTPNPGRDVASAAADVAAIADALDVGRFAVVGASGGGPHALACAALLPSRVTAVVALAGIAPFDADGLDWYAGMADTGAVRAAAEGGRGAREAFEETAEFEPSSFNDADYAALDARWSALGADVGVAAAQGPAGLGGLVDDDVAFTTPWGFDVSDIRVPTLVVQGGDDRVVPLAHGRWLADHLPNGEAWWRHHDGHIGVLDAIPAAFDWILENAAPR; encoded by the coding sequence ATGACGACCTCCACGGATGTGCGGACTCGCGACGGACGGGTCCTCCGCGCCCACGACGGCGGCGACGCCCTCACCGCGGACCCCGTCGTCACTGTGCTGTGGCACCACGGATCACCGCAGACGGGTGCACCCCTCGCGCCCGTCCTCGACGCGGCGGTGTCCCGAGGGATCCGGCTGCTGTCGTACGGACGGCCGAGCTACGGCGGGTCGACGCCGAACCCGGGACGCGACGTGGCGTCGGCAGCCGCCGACGTCGCCGCGATCGCCGATGCGCTCGACGTGGGACGCTTCGCCGTCGTGGGCGCATCGGGCGGAGGCCCCCACGCCCTCGCGTGCGCCGCGCTTCTCCCCTCCCGGGTCACGGCGGTCGTCGCCCTCGCGGGCATCGCCCCGTTCGACGCCGACGGCCTCGACTGGTACGCCGGCATGGCCGACACCGGCGCGGTCCGCGCCGCGGCTGAGGGGGGTCGTGGCGCCCGGGAGGCCTTCGAGGAGACCGCGGAGTTCGAGCCGTCGAGCTTCAACGACGCCGACTACGCCGCCCTCGACGCACGGTGGAGCGCACTGGGCGCGGATGTCGGGGTGGCCGCCGCGCAGGGTCCGGCGGGGCTCGGCGGGCTCGTCGACGACGACGTCGCCTTCACCACACCGTGGGGATTCGACGTGTCGGACATCCGCGTCCCCACGCTCGTCGTCCAGGGCGGCGACGACCGCGTGGTGCCGCTCGCGCACGGACGGTGGTTGGCCGACCACCTGCCGAACGGCGAGGCCTGGTGGCGCCACCACGACGGCCACATCGGCGTGCTCGACGCGATCCCCGCAGCCTTCGACTGGATTCTCGAGAACGCCGCACCTCGATAG
- a CDS encoding LysM peptidoglycan-binding domain-containing protein: MPATSRTRRVRAIGVGLIVLLTAASSACSTGTTASEVAASPDATADTVDVAATPEAPAVEIPAGTVVGTATFESDVYDVSGTVDVVHAPGTKVGATAFEWTLEIRDLVLPEQFSDPTQFRMVAEPNSGTSPCMGSWGGDPIASFDIADGAGTLAFGNPFPDQNSWSSDLDPSWNDSLIILDAASETPDENGCRFPVAVHADFEWSMPDVRPDLQVTDGPAADGATGETSIHDGAPVAYVVAPNDTLDAVAARFGISAQDLLFLNPARQNDTSTGPEILIAGERLNLTKDGR, translated from the coding sequence ATGCCGGCGACATCACGCACGCGAAGGGTCCGAGCGATCGGTGTCGGACTCATCGTCCTCCTCACCGCAGCGTCGAGCGCGTGCTCGACCGGCACGACCGCGAGTGAGGTCGCCGCGTCCCCGGACGCGACGGCCGACACCGTGGACGTCGCCGCGACACCGGAGGCCCCGGCTGTCGAGATCCCCGCGGGGACCGTCGTCGGGACGGCCACGTTCGAGTCCGACGTCTACGACGTCTCGGGCACCGTCGACGTCGTGCACGCCCCGGGAACGAAGGTGGGCGCCACCGCCTTCGAGTGGACCCTGGAGATCCGGGATCTCGTGCTGCCCGAGCAGTTCTCCGATCCCACGCAGTTCCGCATGGTGGCCGAACCCAACAGCGGAACGTCTCCCTGCATGGGTTCGTGGGGCGGCGATCCGATCGCGAGCTTCGACATCGCCGACGGCGCGGGCACTCTCGCCTTCGGCAACCCGTTCCCCGATCAGAACTCGTGGTCGAGCGACCTCGACCCCAGTTGGAACGACTCCCTCATCATCCTCGACGCCGCCTCGGAGACCCCGGATGAGAACGGTTGCCGCTTCCCCGTCGCCGTGCACGCCGACTTCGAGTGGTCCATGCCGGACGTCCGACCGGACCTCCAGGTGACGGACGGCCCGGCCGCCGACGGCGCCACGGGCGAGACGAGCATCCATGACGGCGCACCCGTCGCCTACGTCGTCGCACCGAACGACACCCTCGACGCCGTCGCCGCTCGCTTCGGCATCAGCGCGCAGGATCTGCTCTTCCTCAACCCGGCGAGGCAGAACGACACCTCCACGGGCCCGGAGATCCTCATCGCCGGCGAGCGCCTCAACCTCACGAAGGACGGCCGCTAG
- a CDS encoding DUF5997 family protein, with amino-acid sequence MKPETAAKKLGIYLPAAPTEFQEGPLTRDDLLELQSNPPEWLQELRRTGPHPRAEVARKLGVSNSGLARADAPDVLTTAEIKALLEEMPEWLVTERATFAAVREDAARTAEKKAEKAEKAEKAVKAERASRA; translated from the coding sequence ATGAAGCCGGAGACGGCAGCCAAGAAGCTCGGGATCTACCTGCCCGCCGCCCCGACCGAGTTCCAGGAGGGTCCGCTGACGCGCGACGACCTCCTCGAGCTGCAGTCGAACCCGCCGGAGTGGCTGCAGGAGCTCCGCCGCACCGGTCCCCACCCGCGCGCCGAGGTGGCGCGCAAGCTCGGGGTCTCCAATTCTGGTCTCGCTCGCGCCGACGCGCCCGACGTGCTCACGACGGCCGAGATCAAGGCGCTCCTCGAGGAGATGCCCGAGTGGCTCGTGACCGAGCGTGCGACGTTCGCCGCCGTCCGCGAGGACGCGGCTCGCACAGCCGAGAAGAAGGCAGAGAAGGCGGAGAAGGCCGAGAAGGCCGTGAAGGCCGAGAGGGCATCGCGCGCCTGA
- a CDS encoding DinB family protein: MPIVPDTKNWTWVLERPCAECGFDPEGASFRDVPARIRANAAAWPAVLSRPDARERPDDATWSPLEYGAHVRDVFRIYDGRFRLMLAEDGPSFPDWDQDATAIDDDYASQDPHAVADELVAASEVVARTIEEVPDEALGRTGLRSDGSHFTVETLALYFVHDPEHHLHDVVG, from the coding sequence ATGCCGATCGTTCCCGACACGAAGAACTGGACCTGGGTGCTCGAGAGGCCGTGCGCGGAGTGCGGTTTCGACCCCGAGGGGGCCTCCTTCCGCGACGTCCCCGCCCGCATCCGCGCGAACGCCGCGGCGTGGCCCGCCGTCCTGAGCCGACCGGACGCGCGCGAACGTCCGGACGACGCGACGTGGTCGCCCCTCGAATACGGTGCCCACGTGCGCGACGTGTTCCGCATCTACGACGGCCGCTTCCGCCTCATGCTCGCGGAGGACGGCCCGTCCTTCCCCGACTGGGATCAGGATGCGACGGCGATCGACGACGACTACGCGTCGCAGGACCCGCACGCCGTTGCCGACGAGCTCGTGGCGGCGTCGGAGGTGGTCGCGCGCACCATCGAGGAGGTGCCGGACGAGGCACTCGGCCGCACCGGTCTGCGCAGCGACGGCTCCCACTTCACGGTCGAGACGCTCGCGCTCTACTTCGTCCACGATCCGGAGCACCACCTGCACGACGTCGTCGGCTGA
- the nhaA gene encoding Na+/H+ antiporter NhaA, translating to MSVRTSPPPSAPERRPVRDVGRLLRRLRDAPDALRGALVLLAATVVALVWANLPSSTYESFRHVPLGVEVGSFSFELDLLHWVNDALMALFFAHVTLEVRRELELGELRDMRRASVPLIAAVAGLIVPALVYIAITWGTGAVAGWGVVVSTDTAFVLGLLALVGRAMPPALRIFLVTLAVADDVGALAVIAFAYTERFTPAPLLLVALGLGIIVVMRFGRVWRSALYLLPSVVVWVGLLLSGIHATLAGVAIALLLPIFATRFDDLRKAQDQVRAFQMTPTASYARSAENSLARAVSVNERAYTALSPYVTWLILPVFALANAGVRITPDSLADAFTSRLTWGIIIGLVVGKSVAITVTTVVVTRIRPDALGPSLRIPHVLGVGLLSGMGFTISLFVTELAFDDPADVSRAQIGVIAATTIAALLGALAFAVMSGRERRRFPHRDRLLRPFDPSRDPVLGDPTTAVIAVVEYGNFATPFSPAATEMRREMLARFGHDVCHTVRHLPLEEPYGRTAALAIEAAALQGRFWEMRDALIAEAPIRTDRDIRRAAAAAGLNLRRFESDVSGEGRGHRVDEDVADASAMHITRAPTFYIDDVRYDGAIDADSVNAAVAAALAAARAGRSTA from the coding sequence ATGAGCGTCAGGACGTCCCCGCCGCCCTCCGCGCCGGAGCGCCGTCCGGTGCGGGATGTAGGCCGGCTGCTGCGTCGGCTGCGAGACGCGCCCGATGCCCTTCGCGGGGCGCTCGTCCTGCTTGCCGCCACCGTCGTCGCCCTCGTATGGGCCAACCTGCCGAGTTCGACGTACGAGTCGTTCCGGCATGTCCCGCTCGGTGTGGAGGTCGGCTCCTTCTCCTTCGAGCTGGACCTCCTCCACTGGGTCAACGACGCGCTCATGGCGCTCTTCTTCGCCCACGTCACGCTCGAGGTCCGACGAGAGCTCGAGCTGGGCGAACTGCGCGACATGCGTCGAGCGAGTGTGCCGCTCATCGCTGCCGTCGCGGGACTCATCGTTCCTGCTCTCGTCTACATCGCCATCACATGGGGGACAGGGGCGGTCGCCGGATGGGGCGTCGTGGTCTCGACGGACACGGCGTTCGTCCTCGGCCTGCTCGCCCTCGTGGGCCGCGCCATGCCGCCGGCTCTCCGGATCTTCCTCGTGACGCTCGCCGTCGCCGACGATGTGGGAGCCCTCGCCGTCATCGCTTTCGCATACACAGAGCGCTTCACGCCCGCTCCTCTCCTGCTGGTCGCACTCGGGCTCGGGATCATCGTCGTGATGCGTTTCGGGCGGGTATGGCGCAGCGCCCTGTATCTCCTCCCATCGGTTGTCGTCTGGGTCGGCCTCCTTCTGTCCGGCATCCACGCCACCCTCGCCGGCGTCGCGATCGCTCTCCTGCTGCCGATCTTCGCCACCCGGTTCGACGACCTCCGGAAGGCGCAGGACCAGGTCAGAGCGTTTCAGATGACCCCGACCGCGAGCTACGCACGCTCGGCCGAGAACTCCCTCGCGCGCGCCGTCTCGGTCAACGAGCGTGCTTACACGGCTCTCTCGCCGTACGTCACGTGGCTCATCCTCCCCGTGTTCGCTCTCGCCAACGCGGGAGTCCGGATCACTCCGGATTCGCTCGCCGATGCGTTCACGTCGAGGCTCACATGGGGGATCATCATCGGTCTCGTCGTCGGCAAGTCCGTCGCGATCACCGTCACGACCGTGGTCGTGACACGCATCCGTCCCGACGCACTCGGGCCGTCGCTCCGCATTCCGCATGTCCTCGGCGTCGGTCTGCTCTCCGGTATGGGATTCACGATCTCCCTCTTCGTCACCGAACTCGCCTTCGATGACCCCGCCGATGTGAGCCGTGCCCAGATCGGCGTCATCGCCGCCACCACGATCGCGGCACTCCTCGGTGCACTCGCCTTCGCGGTGATGAGCGGGAGGGAACGCCGCCGGTTCCCGCACCGGGACCGTCTGCTCCGTCCGTTCGACCCGTCGCGCGATCCGGTGCTGGGGGACCCGACGACCGCCGTGATCGCCGTGGTGGAGTACGGGAATTTCGCGACCCCGTTCTCGCCGGCGGCGACCGAGATGCGTCGTGAGATGCTCGCCCGCTTCGGACACGACGTCTGCCACACCGTCCGTCATCTTCCGCTCGAGGAACCCTACGGTCGCACCGCGGCGCTCGCCATAGAAGCCGCGGCCCTCCAAGGGCGCTTCTGGGAGATGCGTGACGCGCTCATCGCGGAGGCGCCGATCCGGACCGACCGCGACATCCGACGCGCGGCAGCCGCGGCAGGGCTCAACCTCCGACGGTTCGAGAGCGACGTGTCCGGAGAAGGACGGGGTCACCGTGTCGACGAGGACGTCGCCGATGCATCGGCGATGCACATCACCAGGGCCCCGACGTTCTACATCGATGACGTCCGCTACGACGGAGCGATCGACGCCGACTCCGTCAATGCCGCTGTCGCCGCGGCGCTCGCTGCGGCCAGAGCCGGTCGGTCGACTGCGTAG
- a CDS encoding SDR family oxidoreductase has translation MSDGAPVGALTGRVAVVFGATGWIGSAICSELVRSGASVIMVGRDRGRLDDMHRRLGGGDRIMPAVADVTSPLDVDDIRRDVLARFGRVDLLVVSSGVISSSSFEDGVPADWAEMIDVNLRGLLHASQTFAESLLAVAGQGAPADMVLIGSVETDPHTPRFAVFNAVSAAIKQLARTLRSEYGTRGMRVHIVEPGFGVDQGPMGPDEPASPGSSPRPRESSPVTPETIASVVALSAGLPPGANLAEVLLLPMRTMPA, from the coding sequence ATGAGCGACGGCGCCCCCGTCGGGGCTCTCACCGGGCGCGTCGCCGTGGTCTTCGGTGCGACGGGCTGGATCGGGAGCGCCATCTGCTCCGAGCTCGTCCGTTCCGGGGCGAGCGTCATCATGGTGGGACGTGACCGTGGCCGTCTCGACGACATGCACCGGCGTCTCGGTGGCGGCGATCGGATCATGCCGGCCGTCGCCGACGTCACCTCGCCCCTCGACGTCGACGACATCCGACGCGACGTCCTCGCCCGGTTCGGACGCGTCGATCTCCTGGTCGTCTCCTCCGGTGTGATCAGCAGCTCGTCCTTCGAGGACGGTGTTCCGGCCGATTGGGCCGAGATGATCGACGTGAATCTCCGTGGGCTGCTGCACGCCTCGCAGACCTTCGCCGAGTCCCTGCTGGCTGTCGCCGGACAGGGAGCACCGGCGGACATGGTGCTGATCGGATCCGTCGAGACCGACCCCCACACCCCTCGCTTCGCGGTCTTCAACGCCGTGTCGGCCGCGATCAAGCAGCTCGCCAGGACGCTGAGGTCCGAGTACGGCACCCGCGGGATGCGCGTGCACATCGTCGAACCGGGATTCGGCGTCGACCAGGGTCCGATGGGCCCCGACGAGCCCGCGTCGCCGGGGTCCAGCCCTCGTCCTCGGGAGTCGTCGCCCGTCACGCCCGAGACCATCGCGTCCGTCGTCGCCCTCTCGGCGGGACTGCCGCCCGGCGCGAATCTCGCGGAGGTCCTTCTCCTGCCGATGCGGACGATGCCGGCATGA
- a CDS encoding SDR family NAD(P)-dependent oxidoreductase encodes MSDGFRTVVLTGATSGIGEETAVRLASMTGTLVLLGVESDQEAAPVLERIRRAGSADVHYVRVDFTRLAEVVVAAHRVMSLVPAIDLLVNDAGVPGLPERTITPDGFERTLQVNALAPALFTRLLVPALAENARIVNVGSSAHRVERFHFDDIDLGRHYGPIAAYARSKLAMVTWSSLLAQEEAGTSTTVVTLCPGLNDTPLSAAMTGGVGGPPSEGAARVLFAASAAVGSGSYLEGDRVVAPSPDTMDPSNRDRLTRLYASRLVPFVTAGSTR; translated from the coding sequence GTGAGCGACGGATTCCGGACCGTCGTGCTGACGGGTGCGACCAGCGGCATCGGCGAGGAGACGGCGGTCCGTCTCGCGTCGATGACCGGGACCCTGGTGCTTCTCGGGGTCGAATCCGATCAGGAGGCGGCTCCCGTCCTCGAGCGGATCCGCCGCGCGGGCTCCGCCGACGTCCACTACGTGCGAGTGGACTTCACGCGCCTCGCCGAGGTCGTCGTCGCGGCACATCGGGTGATGTCGCTGGTGCCCGCGATCGACCTGCTCGTCAACGACGCCGGTGTGCCCGGCCTCCCCGAACGCACCATCACGCCGGACGGGTTCGAGCGGACGCTCCAGGTCAACGCGCTCGCGCCCGCTCTCTTCACCCGCCTCCTCGTGCCGGCCCTCGCCGAGAACGCCAGGATCGTCAACGTCGGCTCGTCAGCCCACCGTGTGGAGCGATTCCACTTCGACGACATCGATCTCGGGCGCCACTACGGTCCGATCGCCGCCTACGCGCGGTCGAAACTGGCGATGGTGACGTGGTCGTCACTCCTCGCGCAGGAGGAGGCTGGGACGTCCACCACCGTCGTCACCCTCTGCCCCGGGCTCAACGACACCCCGCTCAGTGCGGCGATGACCGGGGGAGTCGGCGGCCCGCCGTCCGAAGGCGCCGCGCGAGTACTGTTCGCCGCCTCGGCAGCCGTCGGCTCCGGGTCATACCTCGAGGGCGACCGGGTCGTGGCACCGAGCCCCGACACGATGGACCCGTCGAACCGCGACCGGCTGACACGCCTCTATGCGAGCAGGCTCGTTCCGTTCGTCACGGCGGGATCCACCCGATGA
- a CDS encoding SDR family NAD(P)-dependent oxidoreductase translates to MNENTKNKKVVVITGASSGIGRAAAVEIANRGMGVVVTYNARPEGAERTVAAIHEAGGDAVALALDISRSDTFPAFRERLEGALEREWGTTRIHALVNNAGFGGGRGFEEMTDDAFDEYYRVLLRGPYFLTQALLPLIEDGGAIVNTSSSAARPGEAEPGYSGYAAMKGGLVVATRYLAKELSGRSIRVNSVAPGPTRTRLGDNAFERFPEVIDGLAAKTAFGRIGESVDVGKVIAFLVTDDSAWITGQDIEASGGYGL, encoded by the coding sequence ATGAACGAGAACACGAAGAACAAGAAGGTCGTCGTCATCACCGGGGCGAGCTCCGGTATCGGTCGCGCGGCCGCCGTCGAGATCGCCAACCGCGGGATGGGGGTCGTCGTCACGTACAACGCACGTCCGGAGGGAGCCGAGAGAACCGTCGCTGCGATCCACGAGGCGGGAGGTGACGCCGTCGCCCTCGCGCTCGACATCAGTCGGAGCGACACCTTCCCCGCGTTCCGGGAGAGGCTCGAAGGGGCGCTCGAGCGCGAATGGGGAACGACCCGCATCCATGCACTCGTGAACAACGCGGGCTTCGGCGGCGGCCGGGGTTTCGAGGAGATGACGGACGACGCCTTCGACGAGTACTACCGGGTACTGCTTCGGGGACCCTACTTCCTCACCCAGGCTCTCCTGCCGCTCATCGAGGACGGCGGCGCGATCGTGAACACGTCGAGTAGCGCAGCGAGGCCGGGCGAGGCCGAACCCGGCTATTCGGGTTACGCCGCGATGAAGGGCGGCCTCGTGGTCGCGACCCGTTACCTCGCGAAAGAGCTGAGCGGCCGTTCCATCCGCGTCAACTCCGTCGCTCCCGGGCCGACGCGGACCCGTCTCGGAGACAACGCCTTCGAGCGGTTCCCGGAGGTCATCGACGGCCTCGCCGCGAAGACCGCTTTCGGACGGATCGGCGAATCCGTGGATGTCGGCAAGGTCATCGCCTTCCTCGTCACGGACGACTCCGCGTGGATCACCGGCCAGGACATCGAGGCGTCCGGGGGCTACGGGCTGTGA